The proteins below are encoded in one region of Drosophila santomea strain STO CAGO 1482 chromosome 3R, Prin_Dsan_1.1, whole genome shotgun sequence:
- the LOC120450965 gene encoding dedicator of cytokinesis protein 1 isoform X1 encodes MSVWSDCNAKQAEFGIAKCNFDQETKPHRLNLDVGDAVIILKETTHWYYGYRQKAKETRGIFPKSYIHLCEYNIVNGEFCIQRTDIVEEITKVILEWGSIAKNYFLTTNPSFPKIRRKMNELNNNRAALISGNLPLDEVRKVKLLATNQIDTGNKLLGLDMVVRDESGDILDTNAICTTELYEQHTHAVQRIDKANRLSSERGTTRTPNKYSHNILLHVNAFVCKFQEDSDLLFTLFDGETHKPISENYVVKWSRTGSARDVEQIDNNRVLFTDLSKSDLAIAKMYLVCYAIRIGSMDFKDSSDSKRTSMSIANSMLNASSRKASQLSVSSSGSSTSNGEYIIRRPFGVACKDLTPFINKSDDFRGNIDLPFIMCEKETLDGTLRKLIANKDIGKIDSKMAVTIEVLRGDIKQIREEFPRLMHTNVPVARKMGFPEVILPGDVRNDLYLTICSGEFARIAKTSEKNVEVSVCVANEQGYLMPGVLSIGAGHQPIDEYKSVVYYHDDKPKWQETFKIHVPIEDFKQCHLRFVLKHRSSNEQKDRTEKPFGLAYVRLMQANGTTITQGQHTLAVYKIDHKKYDKTVANCYLELPATVAELQGAKPSIGGLTLLPKDQLSIGVNLCSTKLTQSVSLLGLLNWSAHKETLEQSLNALSTVPGEEVVKFLQDILDALFNILVENDHPEKYDQLVFMSIIHLIETVSDLKYQHFLTVLDVYINESFSFTLAYTKLMDVLQKNISDAISPKEKSADGNDLEESAEVRRLYKTTRYLHYVMKFVIRSRVLYAEMNCNTDYVDFATRLQELLRMFIDMIGCPSNLLKSEGALLKNLHIIATDLMQVFDQVRLSISIVEILEKFPPRRLTQSKMGCIKDFVETKLFTLPKCRAILLPVFCKHIKDHLESKEEGDSKTDIWQQEKNLSKAAKVLGQKKSQLHTCDTTANKKIAECINIMNNVLKLLFRSDVGSTHNDIRDIMIILFRTVMKAAHALDRDTGLVGKFFAIMLGILQRMDAQHYEYFVKDLHQRGELKHFVIEILLVFEELVSPHQKAVFPRDWMDMIMHQNTVILGALKHLTVVITDYFLCPFEKQIWSNFFQCSIAFLVQSPLQLNDFNDNKRQIVFARYRDIRKDTAMEIRKMWFQLGQHKPKFVPQLVENILEMSMIPEKELRQETIPIFFDMMQCEYYSSRLELESYGDTKFNNAHHKGNFSDFKTAMIEKLDILIGAGKGDAEYKHLFETIMLERCAAHSTLNVDGTAFVQMVTRLMDKLLEYRFIIQDESKENRMACTFSLLQFYSEVDLKEMYIRYVDKLCALHMEFENYTEAAFTLKLHTELLRWTDTELSHQLRSYRHRTCRTHRQLKEALYFEIMDFFDKGKQWECAIDMCRVLARQYEEEIFDYLKLAELLNRMALFYEKIIKELRHNSEYFRVCFYGRGFPRFLQNRVYIFRGKEYERHSDFCARMLVQHPQAELMQTLEAPGEDITNSDGQYIQVNKVEPIMGQAFNKFNDKIINNEIVKYFTANNVQKFQFSRPFRDSLNGGDRDDVRNLWLERTELLIRYPLPGILRWFPVIETNTFKISPLERAVEIMKDTNRDIRQLVILHKSDESLHINPLSMKLNGIVDPAVMGGFAKYEEAFLTDDYLEQNPDDKELVEELKELIANQIPLLDLAIQLHRLRAPDSLKALQEHLERCFADMQQHVELRYGRKSCDLKIERDSVVMRRPNSFLPPLFDGSNNRHSETSMGSSDSGLSKSTFLPRPQTNSIKNPFSGLSFNTRPSLGHSPSIKSNKCKDKTPNKRRTKDGKVKEREALSLSSSQWYTPPLSTITSTPEKEINVSIASLASTSNSSLSGPKTPDPHVLTEELTPKRPLRSEMEKERRLSRPASIATPTASIKNFPDTRSLSESSNRNSVETTDSTSEEDIRPPPLPAKARDSTDFTSLSQNMDWTPNGYAMLSTISNTSSSSMSTTSTLTKTSITNTTYEYLETTNFSLVGAIDGNKPRPPTPPPKPSRHSKHIP; translated from the exons ATGAGTGTGTGGAGCGATTGCAATGCCAAGCAGGCAGAATTCGGCATTG CCAAGTGCAATTTCGACCAGGAGACGAAGCCACATCGCCTCAACCTGGATGTGGGTGATGCGGTCATAATTCTTAAGGAGACCACCCACTGGTACTACGGGTACAGACAAAA AGCAAAGGAAACACGCGGCATATTTCCCAAGAGCTATATACACTTATGCGAATATAATATCGTGAATGGGGAGTTCTGCATCCAGCGCACGGATATTGTCGAGGAGATCACCAAAGTTATTTTGGAGTGGGGCTCCATAGCCAAGAATTACTTTCTG ACCACAAATCCCAGCTTTCCCAAAATTCGCCGCAAAATGAACGAATTGAATAACAATAGAGCGGCTTTGATCTCCGGAAATCTGCCATTGGACGAGGTGCGAAAGGTGAAGCTGCTGGCTACCAATCAGATCGATACTGGCAACAAGCTCCTCGGCCTGGACATGGTGGTGCGCGATGAGAGCGGCGACATCTTGGACACCAATGCCATCTGCACCACCGAGCTCTACGAGCAACATACGCACGCTGTTCAGCGCATCGACAAGGCCAAT CGGCTGTCCAGCGAGCGGGGAACTACAAGAACACCAAACAAGTACTCTCACAACATCCTGCTACACGTGAACGCCTTCGTTTGCAAGTTCCAGGAGGATTCGGACCTGCTCTTCACGCTCTTCGACGGGGAAACGCACAAACCCATCAGCGAAAACTATGTGGTCAAGTGGTCAAGAACAGGAAGCGCCCGCGATGTTGAGCAAATCGACAACAACCGCGTGCTGTTCACGGATCTCAGTAAGAGCGACCTGGCCATCGCCAAAATGTACCTGGTGTGCTACGCCATCCGAATCGGTTCCATGGATTTTAAGGATTCTTCCGATTCGAAGCGGACGAGCATGAGCATTGCCAATAGCATGCTGAACGCCTCCAGCCGCAAGGCCTCCCAGCTATCGGTGAGCTCCAGCGGATCGTCCACCAGCAATGGGGAATACATCATTCGACGTCCGTTTGGTGTGGCCTGCAAGGACCTCACGCCCTTCATCAATAAGTCGGACGACTTCCGTGGCAACATAGACCTGCCCTTCATCATGTGCGAAAAGGAAACGCTGGACGGAACGCTGCGTAAGCTAATCGCGAACAAGGATATCGGCAAGATTGACTCTAAGATGGCAGTAACTATCGAGGTGCTACGGGGCGACATTAAGCAGATTAGGGAAGAATTTCCACGCTTGATGCACACTAATGTGCCGGTGGCCCGAAAAATGGGATTCCCAGAGGTCATACTGCCCGGCGATGTGCGAAATGATTTGTACCTTACCATCTGTAGTGGAGAATTTGCGCGCATTGCCAAAACCTCGGAAAAGAACGTTGAGGTGTCGGTGTGTGTGGCCAATGAGCAGGGATACCTTATGCCCGGTGTGCTGAGCATCGGAGCTGGACATCAACCCATTGATGAGTACAAATCGGTGGTCTACTACCACGATGACAAGCCCAAGTGGCAGGAGACCTTCAAGATCCATGTGCCCATTGAGGACTTTAAGCAATGCCATCTGCGCTTTGTGCTCAAGCATCGTAGCAGCAATGAGCAAAAAGATCGAACTGAGAAGCCCTTCGGCCTCGCATATGTGCGTCTAATGCAGGCCAATGGCACAACCATCACACAGGGTCAACACACCCTGGCCGTTTACAAGATCGATCACAAGAAGTACGACAAAACGGTAGCCAATTGTTATTTGGAGCTTCCAGCCACGGTTGCTGAGCTCCAGGGTGCAAAGCCTTCCATCGGTGGACTCACTCTTCTGCCAAAAGATCAGCTGTCCATTGGGGTTAACCTGTGCAGCACCAAGCTCACTCAGAGCG TAAGCTTGTTGGGTCTTCTGAATTGGTCGGCGCACAAGGAGACGCTGGAACAGTCGCTAAACGCCTTGTCCACAGTGCCCGGAGAGGAGGTGGTGAAGTTCCTGCAGGACATACTCGATGCCTTGTTCAATATACTGGTGGAGAATGATCATCCGGAGAAATATGACCAGCTCGTCTTCATGAGCATTATACATTTGATTGAAACGGTGTCCGATCTCAAGTACCAACACTTTCTCACTGTTCTCGATGTGTACATTAATGAGAGCTTCTCGTTTACACTGGCCTATAC CAAATTAATGGATGTGCTGCAGAAGAACATTAGTGATGCGATCTCACCAAAAGAAAAGTCCGCTGATGGCAATGATCTGGAAGAGAGTGCGGAGGTGCGACGCCTGTACAAGACGACTCGTTACCTTCACTATGTGATGAAGTTCGTGATTCGATCGCGTGTGCTCTACGCTGAGATGAACTGCAACACGGACTATGTGGACTTTGCTACCCGGTTGCAGGAGCTTCTTCGCATGTTCATCGACATGATTGGCTGTCCGAGCAATCTGCTTAAATCGGAGGGAGCACTGCTCAAGAATCTGCACATCATAGCCACAGATCTGATGCAGGTCTTCGATCAAGTGCGCTTGAG CATTTCCATTGTGGAAATCCTTGAGAAATTCCCGCCGCGACGTCTTACTCAGTCTAAGATGGGATGCATCAAAGATTTTGTGGAGACAAAGCTGTTTACGTTGCCCAAATGTCGGGCCATTCTACTGCCCGTGTTCTGCAAACACATCAAGGATCACCTCGAGAGCAAGGAGGAG GGAGACTCGAAAACCGATATCTGGCAGCAAGAAAAGAATCTTTCGAAAGCCGCCAAAGTGCTCGGACAGAAAAAATCCCAACTGCATACATGTGATACGACTGCCAACAAAAAG ATTGCCGAGTGCATCAACATCATGAACAACGTACTGAAACTTCTGTTTCGGTCGGATGTGGGATCCACGCACAATGACATTCGAGACATTATGATCATCCTGTTCCGCACCGTAATGAAGGCAGCCCACGCCCTGGACAGGGACACGGGATTGGTGGGCAAATTCTTTGCCATTATGCTGGGTATACTGCAGCGAATGGACGCCCAGCACTACGAGTACTTTGTGAAGGACTTGCACCAGCGTGGAGAGTTGAAGCACTTTGTCATAGAAATCCTTTTGGTATTTGAGGAGCTGGTGTCTCCGCACCAGAAAGCCGTGTTTCCGCGGGACTGGATGGACATGATTATGCACCAGAATACTGTGATTCTTGGTGCTCTGAAGCATCTTACCGTGGTCATTACGGACTACTTCTTGTGCCCGTTCGAGAAGCAGATCTGGTCGAACTTCTTCCAGTGCTCCATCGCCTTTCTGGTGCAATCACCGCTGCAATTGAATGACTTTAACGATAACAAACGGCAAATTGTGTTCGCACGCTACCGTGACATCCGCAAGGATACGGCCATGGAGATCAGGAAGATGTGGTTTCAGTTGGGACAGCACAAACCCAAATTTGTGCCGCAGTTGGTGGAGAACATACTGGAAATGAGCATGATACCGGAGAAGGAGCTGCGCCAGGAGACCATTCCCATCTTCTTCGACATGATGCAGTGCGAGTACTACAGCTCGCGATTGGAGCTCGAAAGTTACGGCGATACCAAATTCAACAATGCCCATCACAAGGGTAACTTTTCCGACTTCAAGACAGCGATGATTGAGAAGTTGGATATCCTAATCGGGGCTGGTAAGGGCGATGCCGAGTACAAGCATTTGTTCGAGACAATAATGCTGGAGCGCTGCGCTGCTCACAGCACGCTTAACGTGGACGGCACTGCCTTTGTGCAGATGGTAACCCGGCTGATGGACAAACTGCTGGAGTACCGATTTATCATCCAGGATGAGAGCAAGGAGAATCGCATGGCTTGCACCTTCTCTCTGCTGCAGTTCTATTCGGAGGTGGATCTCAAGGAGATGTACATCCGGTATGTCGACAAACTGTGCGCTCTGCACATGGAGTTCGAGAACTACACAGAGGCGGCATTCACGCTTAAGCtgcacacggaactgctgcGTTGGACGGATACGGAACTGTCGCACCAACTGCGCAGCTATCGGCACAGAACCTGCCGCACTCACCGGCAACTGAAGGAGGCGCTCTACTTTGAGATTATGGATTTCTTCGACAAGGGCAAACAGTGGGAGTGCGCCATCGATATGTGCAGGGTGCTGGCTCGCCAGTACGAGGAGGAGATCTTCGACTATCTTAAGTTGGCGGAACTTCTGAATCGCATGGCATTGTTCTATGAGAAGATCATCAAGGAGCTGCGTCACAATTCCGAATACTTCCGCGTCTGCTTCTATGGGCGGGGATTCCCGCGTTTTCTTCAGAACCGCGTCTACATTTTCCGTGGCAAGGAGTACGAGCGGCACAGTGACTTCTGCGCCCGTATGCTAGTCCAGCATCCGCAGGCCGAGCTCATGCAAACGCTGGAGGCGCCGGGCGAGGACATCACCAACAGTGATGGGCAGTACATACAGGTGAACAAGGTGGAGCCGATAATGGGTCAGGCATTCAACAAGTTCAACGATAAGATCATCAACAACGAAATCGTCAAATACTTCACCGCCAACAATGTGCAAAAGTTTCAGTTTTCACGCCCCTTCCGGGACAGCTTAAACGGTGGAGACAGGGACGATGTACGAAATCTGTGGCTGGAGCGCACTGAACTGCTCATCCGCTACCCTCTGCCGGGTATTCTGCGCTGGTTCCCCGTCATTGAGACCAATACTTTTAAAATCTCACCCCTGGAGCGAGCGGTTGAAATTATGAAGGACACAAACCGTGACATTCGGCAACTGGTGATACTGCACAAGAGTGACGAAAGTCTGCACATCAACCCGCTGAGTATGAAACTTAATGGCATTGTGGATCCGGCTGTAATGGGCGGCTTTGCCAAGTACGAGGAAGCCTTCCTCACCGATGACTATTTGGAGCAGAATCCGGACGACAAGGAGTTGGTGGAAGAGCTCAAAGAACTGATTGCCAACCAGATTCCACTGCTCGATTTGGCCATTCAGCTACATCGCTTGCGGGCGCCAGACAGTCTGAAAGCTCTGCAGGAGCACCTGGAACGCTGTTTCGCCGACATGCAGCAGCATGTGGAGTTGCGCTATGGTCGCAAGTCCTGTGACCTCAAAATCGAACGCGACTCGGTGGTGATGCGACGTCCGAACTCCTTCCTGCCTCCGCTTTTCGATGGCAGCAACAATCGACACTCCGAAACCAGCATGGGATCTTCAGA CAGCGGCTTGTCGAAATCAACATTTCTGCCGCGTCCACAGACCAATTCGATTAAGAACCCATTTTCCGGCCTAAGTTTCAACACTAG GCCCAGTTTGGGACACTCGCCGAGCATCAAGAGCAACAAGTGCAAGGATAAGACTCCAAATAAGCGAAGAACTAAGGATGGAAAGGTAAAG GAGCGTGAAGCCCTTAGCCTGTCCAGCAGTCAATGGTACACGCCGCCATTGTCTACTATAACATCGACGCCGGAGAAGGAGATCAACGTATCCATAGCCTCGCTAGCGAGCACATCGAATAGTTCTTTAAGTGGTCCCAAGACGCCAGACCCTCATGTCCTGACAGAGGAG CTAACCCCCAAGCGACCTCTGCGTTCGGAAATGGAGAAGGAGCGTCGACTCTCTCGTCCTGCCAGCATCGCTACGCCAACGGCCAGTATCAAGAATTTTCCTGACACGCGCTCCCTGTCCGAAAGCAGCAACCGCAACTCTGTTG AAACCACCGATTCCACTTCAGAGGAGGACATTCGACCACCACCGTTGCCCGCCAAGGCACGTGACTCAACAGATTTTACCAGCCTGTCGCAAAACATGGATTGGACGCCGAATGGTTATGCGATGCTCAGCACTATtagcaacaccagcagcagcagcatgagCACCACCTCAACCCTGACGAAGACCAGTATTACCAACACTACGTACGAGTATTTGGAGACCACGAACTTCAGTTTGGTGGGTGCCATCGATGGAAACAAACCGCGtccgccgacgccgccaccgAAGCCATCGCGCCACAGCAAACACATTCCGTAG